A genomic region of Miscanthus floridulus cultivar M001 chromosome 3, ASM1932011v1, whole genome shotgun sequence contains the following coding sequences:
- the LOC136544459 gene encoding probable 2' cyclic ADP-D-ribose synthase BdTIR, producing MASSSALPPQRSSPVIRDACDIASRLNASAEAAMGNAELAARWATRRVDDERPAAPASPKKYDVFINHRGVDTKHNVARLLYDRLEHLSRGQVRSFLDNKSMHPGDRLHESINEGIRQCRVAVAIFSPHYFDSDFCLHELANIVESRKLLIPIFYGIKPSELILPQEVVDSQTFMPRDIDRFRFALKEAKYTVGLTHDPAKDDLADLVLTAANAVMERIQETEQRVPQRQMILSRL from the exons ATGGCGTCGTCATCCGCACTACCGCCACAGAGGTCGTCGCCCGTGATCCGCGACGCCTGCGACATCGCATCGCGGCTAAACGCGTCGGCGGAGGCGGCGATGGGGAACGCCGAGCTCGCCGCGCGTTGGGCGACGCGGCGCGTCGACGACGAGAGGCCCGCGGCGCCCGCGTCGCCCAAGAAGTACGACGTGTTCATCAACCACCGCGGGGTGGACACCAAGCACAACGTGGCGCGCCTCCTGTATGACCGCCTCGAGCACCTCAGCAGGGGGCAGGTCCGCTCCTTCCTGGACAACAAGTCCATGCACCCCGGCGACAGGCTCCACGAGAGCATCAACGAGGGCATCAGGCAGTGCAGGGTCGCCGTGGCCATTTTCTCCCCGCACTACTTCGACTCCGACTTCTGCCTCCACGAGCTCGCCAACATCGTGGAGTCGCGCAAGCTCCTCATCCCCATCTTCTACGGCATCAAGCCCTCGGAGCTCATCCTGCCGCAGGAGGTGGTCGACTCCCAAACATTCATGCCCCGGGACATCGACCGCTTCAGGTTCGCTCTCAAGGAGGCCAAGTACACCGTCGGCCTCACCCACGACCCCGCCAAAGA TGACTTGGCGGACCTGGTGTTAACGGCAGCGAACGCGGTGATGGAGAGGATTCAAGAAACGGAACAGCGCGTGCCACAACGCCAGATGATCCTTTCGAGGCTGTGA